A window of Streptomyces gilvosporeus contains these coding sequences:
- a CDS encoding sodium-translocating pyrophosphatase: MAGPYTPQLLDTPSYLAAPSLTSGNRAIVLVIAVVALAALAVAAVLVRQVLAAGEGTDSMKKIAAAVQEGAKAYLARQLRTLGVFAVVVFFLLMLLPADNWTQRAGRSAFFLIGAGFSAATGYIGMWLAVRSNVRVAAAAREATPAEGDKREKDLTAVSHKAMKIAFRTGGVVGMFTVGLGLLGASCVVLVYAVDAPKVLEGFGLGAALIAMFMRVGGGIFTKAADVGADLVGKVEQGIPEDDPRNAATIADNVGDNVGDCAGMAADLFESYAVTLVAALILGTAAFGNAGLAFPLLVPAIGVLTAMIGIFVVAPRRRDRSGMTAINRGFFVSAGISLVLVAAAVYTYLPSRYSDLKGVSDPDILGRSGDPRMLALVAVAIGIVLAALIQQLTGYFTETTRRPVRDIGKTSLTGPATVVLAGISVGLESAVYSAVLIGLAVYGAFLLGGSSIMLALFAVALAGTGLLTTVGVIVAMDTFGPVSDNAQGIAEMSGDVTGDGAQVLTDLDAVGNTTKAITKGIAIATAVLAASALFGSYRDAIATAVHNVGSAASGMGLSLDISQPNNLVGLVLGASVVFLFSGLAINAVSRSAGAVVFEVRRQFREKPGIMDYTETPEYGRVVDICTKDALRELATPGLLAVLTPIAVGFSLGVGALGSFLAGAIGTGTLMAVFLANSGGAWDNAKKLVEDGHHGGKGSEAHAATVIGDTVGDPFKDTAGPAINPLLKVMNLVALLIAPAVVKFSYGDDKNTGLRLGVAALALVVIVGAVYVSKRRGIAVGDESNSGGSENVAKSTETAAVS; encoded by the coding sequence ATGGCGGGGCCTTACACCCCTCAGTTGCTGGACACCCCCTCTTATCTGGCCGCACCGTCACTGACGTCGGGCAACCGCGCCATCGTGCTGGTGATCGCCGTCGTCGCGCTGGCCGCGCTGGCCGTCGCGGCGGTACTGGTCCGCCAAGTGCTCGCGGCCGGCGAGGGAACCGACAGTATGAAGAAGATCGCGGCGGCCGTACAGGAAGGCGCAAAAGCCTACCTGGCCCGGCAGTTGCGGACCCTCGGTGTATTCGCCGTGGTGGTGTTCTTCCTGCTCATGCTGCTGCCCGCGGACAATTGGACGCAGCGCGCGGGACGCAGCGCCTTCTTCTTGATCGGTGCCGGATTCTCCGCGGCCACCGGCTATATCGGGATGTGGCTCGCCGTGCGCAGCAATGTGCGCGTGGCCGCCGCCGCCCGGGAAGCCACACCGGCCGAAGGCGATAAGCGAGAAAAAGATCTTACGGCGGTCTCGCACAAGGCCATGAAGATCGCATTTCGCACGGGCGGCGTCGTCGGTATGTTCACCGTCGGACTGGGCCTGCTCGGCGCCTCCTGTGTGGTGCTCGTCTACGCGGTCGACGCGCCCAAGGTGCTGGAGGGCTTCGGTCTCGGCGCGGCGCTGATCGCGATGTTCATGAGGGTCGGCGGCGGCATCTTCACCAAGGCCGCGGACGTCGGCGCCGACCTCGTCGGCAAGGTGGAGCAGGGCATCCCCGAGGACGACCCGCGCAACGCCGCGACCATCGCGGACAACGTGGGCGACAACGTCGGCGACTGCGCCGGTATGGCGGCCGACCTCTTCGAGTCGTACGCGGTCACCCTGGTCGCCGCCCTCATCCTGGGCACCGCGGCCTTCGGCAACGCCGGACTCGCCTTCCCGCTGCTTGTCCCGGCCATCGGCGTGCTCACCGCGATGATCGGTATCTTCGTCGTCGCGCCCCGGCGCCGCGACCGCAGCGGGATGACCGCCATCAACCGCGGTTTCTTCGTCTCCGCGGGCATCTCGCTGGTCCTGGTGGCCGCCGCGGTCTACACCTACCTGCCGTCCCGCTACAGCGACCTCAAGGGCGTCAGCGACCCCGACATCCTCGGCCGCTCCGGGGACCCGCGGATGCTGGCCCTGGTGGCGGTCGCCATCGGCATCGTGCTGGCCGCGCTGATCCAGCAGCTGACCGGCTACTTCACCGAGACCACCCGGCGTCCGGTGCGCGACATCGGCAAGACCTCGCTGACCGGCCCGGCCACCGTCGTCCTGGCCGGGATCTCCGTCGGCCTGGAGTCCGCGGTCTACTCGGCGGTACTGATCGGCCTGGCCGTCTACGGGGCGTTCCTGCTGGGCGGCTCCTCCATCATGCTGGCGCTGTTCGCGGTGGCGCTGGCCGGCACCGGTCTGCTGACCACCGTCGGCGTGATCGTGGCCATGGACACCTTCGGCCCGGTCTCCGACAACGCCCAGGGCATCGCCGAGATGTCCGGCGATGTCACCGGTGACGGCGCGCAGGTCCTGACCGACCTGGACGCGGTCGGCAACACCACCAAGGCCATCACCAAGGGCATCGCCATCGCCACCGCCGTCCTCGCGGCGTCCGCGCTCTTCGGCTCGTACCGCGACGCGATTGCCACGGCGGTGCACAACGTCGGCAGCGCCGCGAGCGGCATGGGCCTGAGCCTGGACATCTCGCAGCCCAACAACCTGGTGGGGCTGGTGCTCGGCGCCTCGGTCGTCTTCCTGTTCTCCGGGTTGGCCATCAACGCCGTATCGCGGTCGGCGGGGGCGGTGGTCTTCGAGGTGCGCCGGCAGTTCCGGGAGAAGCCAGGGATCATGGATTACACCGAAACGCCGGAGTACGGGCGGGTCGTCGACATCTGCACCAAGGACGCGCTGCGCGAACTGGCGACCCCCGGGCTGCTGGCGGTGCTCACCCCCATCGCGGTCGGCTTCTCGCTCGGCGTCGGTGCGCTCGGCTCGTTCCTGGCGGGCGCGATCGGCACCGGCACCCTGATGGCGGTCTTCCTGGCCAACTCCGGCGGCGCCTGGGACAACGCCAAGAAGCTGGTCGAGGACGGCCACCACGGCGGCAAGGGCAGCGAGGCGCACGCCGCGACCGTTATCGGCGACACCGTGGGCGACCCGTTCAAGGACACCGCGGGACCGGCGATCAACCCGCTGCTGAAGGTCATGAACCTGGTGGCCCTGCTGATCGCCCCGGCGGTGGTGAAGTTCTCCTACGGCGACGACAAGAACACCGGCCTACGGCTCGGGGTCGCGGCGCTGGCCCTCGTGGTCATCGTCGGCGCGGTCTACGTCTCGAAGCGGCGCGGGATCGCCGTGGGTGACGAATCCAACTCCGGCGGATCGGAAAACGTCGCTAAGTCGACAGAAACGGCCGCGGTGTCCTAG
- a CDS encoding small secreted protein, with amino-acid sequence MNKKLVTALSGGAALLLALTGCSENNNKELDSWAKKFCDPAQAQFKAIQDANAAMQTAGGSNTDSKKVQQTDSAAFQKISSAYASLAKSLDQAGAPPSDGGEDAQKNAVNELNSLSKGYANLKKQIDSLSTQDKMKFAAGLDELSKGIKKLNAQSEQAFKNLESGDVGKAMARQKGCQSQSASGAPSAKPPTSAKPSKSPKSS; translated from the coding sequence GTGAACAAGAAGCTTGTGACGGCACTGTCCGGCGGTGCGGCACTCCTGCTCGCGCTGACCGGCTGCAGCGAGAACAACAACAAGGAACTCGACAGCTGGGCGAAGAAGTTCTGCGATCCCGCGCAGGCCCAGTTCAAGGCGATCCAGGACGCCAACGCCGCCATGCAGACGGCCGGCGGCAGCAACACCGACTCCAAGAAGGTCCAGCAGACGGATTCGGCTGCCTTCCAGAAGATCTCCAGCGCGTACGCATCGCTGGCCAAGTCCCTGGACCAGGCGGGCGCCCCGCCGAGCGACGGCGGTGAGGACGCCCAGAAGAACGCGGTGAACGAGCTCAACTCGCTCTCCAAGGGCTACGCGAACCTGAAGAAGCAGATCGACAGCCTGAGCACCCAGGACAAGATGAAGTTCGCGGCCGGCCTGGACGAGCTGTCCAAGGGCATCAAGAAGCTCAACGCCCAGAGCGAGCAGGCGTTCAAGAACCTCGAGTCCGGGGACGTCGGCAAGGCGATGGCCCGTCAGAAGGGCTGCCAGAGCCAGAGCGCCTCGGGCGCGCCGTCGGCGAAGCCGCCCACATCGGCCAAGCCGTCCAAGTCGCCCAAGTCGTCCTAG
- a CDS encoding DUF7059 domain-containing protein — protein sequence MSTHLPTADDRDPDSSARTERLRQALLAADFTADGLLDLLGAPAYAALARSETVPALRATRGDGPLETLVRLFLLQRPVAERRAAAALPVADCLADGWLVRDGDEVRATVDVRPYGGPEGQDWWIVSDLGCAVGGAGGIRGVGETDRAQLVLGVGGASTTLAGITARTPVARALDLGTGSGIQALHAAQHATRVTATDLNPRALRIAALTLALSGAAPADLREGSLFAPVGEETYDLIVSNPPFVISPGARLTYRDGGMGGDDLCRTLVQQSAAHLADGGYCQLLANWQHVEGEEWHDRLRSWVPSGCDAWIVQREVQDITQYAELWLRDAGDHRAGGEEYAARYDAWLDEFEARKTKAVGFGWITLRKSGADSPSITVEEWPHPVEQPLGESVVRHFERQDYLRVTDDAALLAGRFRLADEVVQEQVGLPGSEDPEHVVLRQNRGMRRATKVDTVGAGFAGVCDGSLPAGRILDAIAQLVGEDPVLLRDRTPASIRMLIEQGFLEPVAAED from the coding sequence GTGAGTACGCACCTCCCCACCGCAGATGACCGGGACCCCGACAGCAGCGCCCGCACCGAGCGGCTGCGCCAGGCGCTGCTGGCCGCCGACTTCACCGCCGACGGGCTGCTGGACCTGCTCGGCGCGCCGGCCTATGCCGCGCTCGCGCGCAGCGAGACCGTGCCCGCGCTGCGGGCGACGCGCGGCGACGGCCCGCTGGAGACCCTGGTGCGGCTGTTCCTGCTCCAGCGCCCGGTGGCCGAGCGGCGGGCCGCGGCCGCGCTTCCGGTGGCCGACTGCCTCGCCGATGGCTGGCTGGTACGGGACGGCGACGAGGTGCGCGCCACGGTGGACGTGCGGCCGTACGGCGGCCCCGAGGGGCAGGACTGGTGGATCGTCTCCGACCTGGGCTGCGCGGTCGGCGGCGCGGGCGGCATCCGGGGCGTGGGGGAGACCGACCGCGCGCAGCTGGTGCTCGGCGTGGGCGGCGCGTCCACGACGCTGGCGGGGATCACCGCGCGCACGCCCGTCGCCAGGGCCCTCGATCTCGGTACGGGCTCCGGCATCCAGGCGCTGCACGCCGCCCAGCACGCCACCCGGGTCACGGCCACCGACCTCAACCCCCGGGCGCTGCGGATCGCCGCGCTGACGCTGGCGCTCTCCGGGGCGGCCCCGGCGGACCTGCGGGAGGGCTCACTGTTCGCGCCGGTGGGGGAGGAGACGTACGACCTGATCGTGTCCAACCCGCCGTTCGTGATCTCCCCGGGCGCCCGGCTGACCTACCGGGACGGCGGGATGGGCGGCGACGACCTGTGCCGCACCCTCGTCCAGCAGAGCGCCGCGCATCTGGCCGACGGCGGGTACTGCCAGCTGCTGGCCAACTGGCAGCACGTCGAGGGCGAGGAGTGGCACGACCGGCTGCGCTCCTGGGTGCCCAGCGGCTGCGACGCCTGGATCGTGCAGCGCGAGGTGCAGGACATCACGCAGTACGCCGAGCTGTGGCTGCGCGATGCGGGCGACCACCGCGCCGGCGGCGAGGAGTACGCCGCGCGGTACGACGCCTGGCTCGACGAATTCGAGGCGCGCAAGACCAAGGCCGTCGGCTTCGGCTGGATCACCCTGCGCAAGTCCGGCGCGGACAGCCCGTCCATCACGGTCGAGGAATGGCCGCATCCGGTGGAACAGCCGCTGGGGGAGTCGGTGGTGCGGCACTTCGAGCGCCAGGACTATCTGCGCGTCACGGACGATGCTGCGCTGCTGGCCGGCCGTTTCCGGCTCGCCGACGAGGTGGTCCAGGAGCAGGTCGGGCTGCCCGGTTCGGAGGACCCCGAGCATGTGGTGCTGCGTCAGAACCGCGGTATGCGGCGGGCCACGAAGGTGGACACGGTCGGCGCGGGCTTCGCCGGGGTGTGCGACGGCTCGCTGCCCGCCGGGCGGATCCTGGACGCCATCGCCCAACTCGTCGGCGAGGACCCGGTGCTGCTGCGCGACCGTACGCCCGCCTCGATCCGGATGCTGATCGAGCAGGGGTTCCTGGAGCCGGTGGCGGCGGAGGACTGA
- a CDS encoding DUF2752 domain-containing protein, giving the protein MNPAQREPVGAVAAPTAAAIRRRTVRVAGLGLAGGALGAVYLWHTNPHRPGQVLLPCPLKMTTGILCPLCGGTRMAYDLLHGDVVTAFHDNMVLLALGVPALAYVVGSWLNAGLRGRYFRPRLSARGNAVVLGIAAVWMIARNLVG; this is encoded by the coding sequence ATGAACCCGGCACAGCGGGAGCCCGTGGGCGCTGTGGCGGCCCCCACCGCCGCGGCCATCCGCCGGCGCACCGTGCGCGTGGCCGGCCTGGGGCTCGCCGGCGGTGCGCTCGGCGCCGTCTATCTCTGGCACACCAATCCGCACCGGCCCGGTCAGGTGCTGCTGCCCTGCCCACTCAAAATGACCACCGGGATCCTGTGTCCGCTGTGCGGCGGCACGCGGATGGCGTACGACCTGCTGCACGGCGATGTCGTGACGGCCTTCCACGACAACATGGTGCTGCTCGCCCTGGGCGTGCCGGCCCTGGCCTACGTCGTCGGAAGCTGGCTGAACGCGGGACTGCGCGGGCGCTACTTCCGGCCACGGCTCTCCGCCCGCGGCAATGCCGTGGTGCTGGGCATCGCCGCGGTGTGGATGATCGCGCGCAATCTCGTCGGCTGA
- the topA gene encoding type I DNA topoisomerase, translating to MSATSETAEGGTRRLVIVESPAKAKTIKGYLGPGYVVEASVGHIRDLPNGAAEVPAKYKGEPWARLGVNVDADFQPIYVVNTDKKDQVKKLKQLLAESDELYLATDEDREGEAIAWHLQEILKPKVPVHRMVFHEITKDAIREAVANPRDLNQKLVDAQETRRILDRLYGYEVSPVLWKKVMPRLSAGRVQSVATRLVVERERERIAFRSAEYWDLTGTFATGRAGDASDPSTLVARLNTVDGRRIAQGRDFGPNGQLKNSDVLHLDEANARALAAALENTDFAVRSVESKPYRRSPYAPFRTTTLQQEASRKLGFGAKATMQVAQKLYENGYITYMRTDSTTLSDTAVAAARRQVTQLYGADYLPDKPRTYAGKVKNAQEAHEAIRPSGDRFRTPAETGLTGDQFKLYELIWKRTVASQMKDATGNSVTVKIGGRAADGRDAEFSASGKTITFHGFLKAYVEGADDPNAELDDRERRLPQVAEGDALAAREITADGHATKPPARYTEATLVKELEEREIGRPSTYASIIGTILDRGYVFKKGTALVPSFLSFAVVNLLEKHFGRLVDYGFTAKMEDDLDRIARGEAQAVPWLRRFYFGEGEAEGAASDAGNGDGDHLGGLKELVEDLGAIDAREISSFPVGDDIKLRVGRYGPYVERGEKGEEGHQRADVPDDLAPDELTVTYAEELLAKPSGDFVLGADPESGNEIVAKDGRYGPYVTEVLPEGTPKTGKNAVKPRTASLFKSMSLDTVTLADALKLMSLPRVVGTDAEGVEITAQNGRYGPYLKKGTDSRSLETEDQIFNITLDESLAIYAQPKQRGRAAAKPPLKELGTDPVSGKPVVVKDGRFGAYVTDGETNATLRRDDDVETITPERGYELLAEKRAKGPAKKTAKKTAAKKTTAKKTAAKKTTTAKKTAAKKTTAKKTTAKKAPAKKAAAKTAASASAED from the coding sequence TTGTCCGCGACCAGCGAGACCGCAGAGGGCGGCACCCGCCGACTCGTCATCGTCGAGTCGCCTGCCAAGGCGAAGACGATCAAGGGCTACCTCGGCCCTGGATACGTGGTCGAGGCCAGCGTCGGGCACATCCGCGACCTTCCCAACGGCGCGGCGGAGGTTCCCGCGAAGTACAAGGGCGAGCCCTGGGCCCGCCTCGGTGTCAACGTCGACGCCGACTTCCAGCCGATCTATGTGGTCAACACCGACAAGAAGGACCAGGTCAAGAAGCTCAAGCAGCTGCTGGCCGAGTCCGACGAGCTCTACCTCGCCACCGATGAGGACCGCGAGGGCGAGGCCATCGCCTGGCACCTCCAGGAGATCCTCAAGCCCAAGGTCCCGGTCCACCGGATGGTCTTCCACGAGATCACCAAGGACGCGATCCGCGAGGCCGTCGCCAATCCGCGTGATCTGAACCAGAAGCTGGTCGACGCCCAGGAGACCCGCCGCATCCTCGACCGCCTCTACGGCTACGAGGTCTCGCCGGTCCTGTGGAAGAAGGTCATGCCGCGGCTGTCGGCCGGCCGGGTGCAGTCGGTCGCGACCCGTCTCGTCGTCGAGCGCGAGCGCGAGCGGATCGCCTTCCGCTCCGCCGAGTACTGGGACCTGACCGGCACCTTCGCCACCGGCCGGGCGGGCGACGCCAGCGACCCGTCCACCCTGGTGGCGCGCCTGAACACCGTCGACGGCCGCCGTATCGCGCAGGGCCGCGACTTCGGCCCCAACGGGCAGCTGAAGAACAGCGACGTCCTCCACCTGGACGAGGCCAACGCCCGCGCGCTGGCCGCCGCCCTGGAGAACACCGACTTCGCGGTGCGCTCGGTCGAGTCCAAGCCCTACCGCCGCTCGCCGTACGCCCCCTTCCGTACGACGACCCTCCAGCAGGAGGCCAGCCGCAAGCTCGGCTTCGGCGCCAAGGCGACCATGCAGGTGGCGCAGAAGCTGTACGAGAACGGCTACATCACCTATATGCGTACGGACTCCACCACGCTCTCGGACACCGCGGTCGCCGCGGCCCGGCGGCAGGTGACGCAGCTGTACGGCGCCGACTATCTGCCGGACAAGCCGCGTACGTACGCCGGCAAGGTCAAGAACGCACAGGAGGCGCACGAGGCGATCCGCCCCTCCGGCGACCGCTTCCGTACGCCCGCCGAGACCGGGCTGACCGGCGACCAGTTCAAGCTCTACGAGCTGATCTGGAAGCGGACCGTCGCCTCGCAGATGAAGGACGCGACCGGGAACTCCGTCACCGTCAAGATCGGCGGCCGGGCCGCGGACGGGCGGGACGCCGAGTTCAGCGCGTCCGGCAAGACCATCACCTTCCACGGCTTCCTCAAGGCCTACGTCGAGGGCGCGGACGACCCGAACGCCGAGCTCGACGACCGCGAGCGCCGGCTGCCGCAGGTCGCCGAGGGCGACGCACTGGCCGCGCGGGAGATCACCGCGGACGGGCACGCCACCAAGCCGCCCGCCCGCTACACCGAGGCCACGCTGGTCAAGGAGCTGGAAGAGCGCGAGATCGGCCGCCCGTCGACGTATGCGTCGATCATCGGCACGATCCTCGACCGCGGCTATGTCTTCAAGAAGGGCACCGCGCTCGTTCCGTCGTTCCTCTCCTTCGCGGTGGTCAACCTCCTGGAGAAGCACTTCGGCCGGCTGGTCGACTACGGCTTCACCGCCAAAATGGAGGACGACCTCGACCGCATCGCCCGCGGTGAGGCGCAGGCCGTGCCGTGGCTGCGGCGCTTCTACTTCGGCGAGGGCGAGGCCGAAGGGGCCGCCTCGGACGCCGGCAACGGCGACGGCGACCACCTCGGCGGGCTCAAGGAGCTGGTCGAGGACCTGGGCGCGATCGACGCCCGGGAGATCTCCTCGTTCCCGGTCGGCGACGACATCAAGCTGCGGGTCGGCCGCTACGGCCCGTATGTCGAGCGCGGCGAGAAGGGCGAGGAGGGCCACCAGCGGGCCGATGTCCCCGACGACCTGGCGCCCGACGAGCTGACCGTGACGTACGCGGAGGAGCTGCTGGCCAAGCCGAGCGGCGACTTCGTGCTGGGCGCCGACCCTGAGAGCGGCAACGAGATCGTCGCCAAGGACGGCCGCTACGGCCCGTACGTCACCGAGGTGCTGCCCGAGGGCACCCCGAAGACCGGCAAGAACGCGGTCAAGCCGCGCACCGCCTCACTGTTCAAGTCGATGTCGCTGGACACCGTCACTCTTGCGGACGCGCTCAAGCTGATGTCGCTGCCGCGGGTGGTCGGCACGGACGCCGAGGGCGTGGAGATCACCGCGCAGAACGGCCGCTACGGCCCGTACCTGAAGAAGGGCACGGACTCGCGCTCCCTGGAGACCGAGGACCAGATCTTCAACATCACCCTCGACGAATCGCTGGCGATCTACGCCCAGCCCAAGCAGCGCGGGCGGGCCGCCGCCAAGCCGCCGCTGAAGGAACTGGGCACGGACCCGGTCAGCGGTAAGCCGGTGGTGGTCAAGGACGGCCGCTTCGGCGCGTACGTCACCGACGGCGAGACCAATGCGACGCTGCGGCGGGATGACGACGTCGAGACGATCACGCCCGAGCGCGGCTACGAGCTGCTGGCGGAGAAGCGCGCCAAGGGCCCGGCGAAGAAGACCGCCAAGAAGACGGCGGCGAAGAAGACGACGGCCAAGAAGACCGCGGCGAAGAAGACCACCACGGCGAAGAAGACGGCCGCCAAGAAGACGACGGCGAAGAAGACGACCGCCAAGAAGGCCCCGGCCAAGAAGGCGGCCGCCAAGACGGCGGCGTCGGCGTCGGCCGAGGACTGA
- the tmk gene encoding dTMP kinase, with protein MTRAEQPTVVTPTSDALAADSRERAVRALLRFPPLKRLWSAQFVGGIGDALSMLVLVLLALQAALYVPLGGQAVFGGGYRGAALAVTAVFGARMLATLLFGAVLLGPLSALTAPSGPLDRRWTMIGADGLRLALLVVAPLWIDWTPANALAWLLVTVFVSGVAERLWTVARESAAPALLPAPPPEGAAVRPLPDNMEALRRLSLRTGFLALPIAAAALVVVTLVSKLLGAGVAWFQLHQAALGSYLAAGLFAASVSILYFLELPDGQTPRPRSPLEGLRRPKTAGSGADKGRTGAIPLLVPACAAVAAAIAAAVALAVLLAYDLVAGPASFALLVLALTGGTAVGIRGARKVLPALSRRRLLALAVALTGLALLAMGLVPDTTTVLLLALVAGVSAGIAANTGHVLLEQEVEESRRARTTEHLHAVVRLAVALAAIVAPLLAAVIGPHRFDNGSFTFSHGGAAFTLMLVGALLLPVAAWVLGKADDRHGVPLRRDLREALRGGDPDQTPAATGFFIALEGGDGAGKSTQVEALAEWIRAKGHEVVVTREPGATAIGKRLRSIILDVSTSGLSDRAEALMFAADRAEHVDSVIRPALERGAIVITDRYIDSSVAYQGAGRNLAPTEIARINRWATSGLVPHLTVLLDISPEAARERFTEAPDRLESEPAEFHERVRAGFLTLAAADPARYLVVDAGQEPEAVTTVVRHRLDQVLPLSESELKAQAEARKAAEEEARRRAEEEAARKAEEARLERERQEQLAKLRAEEEERKRQEEETARAREAARQAEEARKRAEEARQAAEAERQRREAEERARQAEQERLRKRAEEEARLRREAEERRLEKQRKAEEALLRAEQARKEAAEAAAAAEAEAAAAADAPTKETPVADLRKRYVEHGAPNPAVVSRETTESGASDTERTESLPQSEAPRGTVDETAVLPRYGAGPDAEETSVLPRYGAGPDAEETSVLPPVRDGGDPADRVPSWMFREEHADGAAQQPAPAESGSERTRELPQIDPATGHPAEPQRSRPRPDWAEETPLDDLPTLADELLGPRPDEAADDKGHRERGRRRG; from the coding sequence ATGACGCGAGCCGAGCAGCCAACGGTCGTGACCCCCACTTCAGACGCCCTCGCCGCGGACTCCCGCGAGCGCGCCGTACGGGCTCTGCTGCGCTTCCCCCCACTGAAGCGGTTGTGGAGCGCCCAGTTTGTCGGGGGCATCGGCGATGCCCTGTCCATGCTTGTCCTGGTCCTTCTCGCCCTTCAGGCGGCGCTGTACGTCCCGCTGGGCGGCCAGGCCGTCTTCGGCGGCGGATACCGGGGTGCCGCCCTTGCGGTCACCGCGGTCTTCGGGGCCCGGATGCTGGCCACCTTGCTCTTCGGGGCCGTCCTGCTGGGGCCGCTGTCCGCGCTGACGGCGCCTTCGGGGCCGCTGGACCGGCGCTGGACGATGATCGGCGCGGACGGTCTGCGGCTGGCGCTGCTGGTCGTCGCGCCGCTGTGGATCGACTGGACGCCCGCCAATGCGCTGGCCTGGCTGCTGGTCACGGTCTTCGTCAGCGGCGTCGCCGAGCGCCTGTGGACCGTCGCCCGGGAGAGCGCCGCGCCCGCCCTGCTGCCCGCGCCGCCGCCCGAGGGCGCCGCCGTACGGCCGCTGCCGGACAACATGGAGGCGCTGCGCCGCCTGTCGCTGCGCACCGGCTTCCTCGCGCTGCCGATCGCGGCCGCGGCGCTGGTGGTCGTCACCCTCGTCAGCAAGCTGCTGGGCGCCGGCGTGGCGTGGTTCCAGCTCCACCAGGCGGCCCTGGGCTCGTATCTGGCGGCCGGGCTGTTCGCCGCGTCCGTGTCGATCCTCTACTTCCTTGAGCTGCCCGACGGGCAGACGCCGCGGCCGCGTTCCCCGCTGGAGGGGCTGCGCCGTCCCAAGACCGCCGGATCCGGCGCCGACAAGGGCCGTACGGGCGCGATCCCGCTGCTGGTGCCGGCCTGCGCCGCCGTGGCCGCCGCGATTGCCGCGGCCGTCGCGCTGGCCGTCCTGCTGGCCTACGACCTGGTCGCGGGCCCGGCCTCCTTCGCGCTGCTGGTGCTCGCGCTGACCGGCGGTACGGCCGTCGGCATCCGCGGGGCCCGCAAGGTGCTGCCCGCGCTCTCCCGGCGTCGGCTGCTCGCCCTGGCGGTGGCCCTCACCGGGCTCGCGCTGCTGGCCATGGGGCTGGTCCCGGACACGACGACGGTGCTGCTGCTGGCGCTGGTCGCCGGGGTGAGCGCCGGTATCGCGGCCAACACCGGCCATGTGCTGCTGGAGCAGGAGGTCGAGGAGTCCCGCAGGGCGCGGACGACCGAGCATCTGCACGCCGTGGTCCGCCTCGCGGTCGCGCTGGCCGCCATCGTCGCGCCGCTGCTGGCCGCCGTCATCGGCCCGCACCGCTTCGACAACGGCAGCTTCACGTTCTCGCACGGCGGCGCCGCCTTCACCCTGATGCTGGTCGGCGCGCTGCTGCTGCCGGTCGCCGCCTGGGTGCTGGGCAAGGCCGACGACCGGCACGGCGTACCGCTGCGGCGCGATCTGCGTGAGGCGCTGCGCGGCGGCGACCCGGACCAGACGCCCGCCGCCACCGGCTTCTTCATCGCCCTGGAGGGCGGCGACGGCGCCGGGAAGTCCACCCAGGTCGAGGCGCTGGCCGAGTGGATCCGGGCCAAGGGGCACGAGGTCGTGGTCACCCGGGAGCCGGGCGCCACCGCCATCGGCAAGCGGCTGCGCTCGATCATCCTGGACGTGTCCACCTCCGGGCTCTCGGACCGCGCCGAGGCGCTGATGTTCGCCGCCGACCGCGCCGAGCACGTCGACAGCGTCATCCGGCCCGCCCTCGAACGCGGCGCCATCGTCATCACCGACCGCTACATCGACTCCTCCGTCGCCTACCAGGGCGCCGGGCGCAACCTCGCCCCCACCGAGATCGCCCGGATCAACCGCTGGGCGACGAGCGGTCTCGTTCCCCATCTGACCGTCCTGCTGGACATCTCGCCCGAGGCCGCCCGCGAGCGCTTCACCGAGGCCCCGGACCGGCTGGAGTCCGAGCCCGCCGAGTTCCACGAGCGGGTACGGGCCGGATTCCTGACGCTGGCCGCCGCCGACCCGGCGCGCTACCTCGTCGTCGACGCCGGACAGGAGCCGGAGGCGGTCACCACCGTCGTACGGCACCGCCTCGACCAGGTGCTCCCGCTGTCCGAGTCCGAGCTCAAGGCCCAGGCCGAGGCCCGCAAGGCGGCCGAGGAGGAGGCCCGCCGACGGGCCGAGGAAGAGGCCGCGCGCAAGGCGGAGGAGGCGCGGCTGGAGCGCGAGCGCCAGGAGCAGCTGGCCAAGCTGCGCGCCGAGGAAGAGGAGCGCAAGCGGCAGGAGGAAGAGACTGCCAGGGCCCGCGAGGCCGCGCGCCAGGCCGAGGAAGCGCGTAAGCGCGCCGAGGAGGCCCGGCAGGCGGCGGAGGCGGAGCGGCAGCGCCGCGAGGCCGAGGAGCGGGCCCGCCAGGCCGAGCAGGAGCGGCTGCGCAAGCGCGCGGAGGAGGAGGCGCGGCTGCGCCGGGAGGCCGAGGAGCGCCGCCTGGAGAAGCAGCGCAAGGCCGAGGAGGCCCTGCTGCGCGCCGAGCAGGCCCGTAAGGAGGCGGCCGAGGCGGCTGCCGCGGCGGAGGCGGAGGCCGCTGCGGCGGCGGATGCGCCAACCAAGGAGACGCCCGTCGCGGATCTGCGGAAGCGCTATGTCGAGCACGGCGCGCCGAACCCGGCCGTTGTTTCACGTGAAACAACGGAAAGCGGTGCCTCCGACACGGAGCGTACGGAATCGCTGCCGCAGTCCGAGGCCCCGCGGGGCACGGTGGACGAGACGGCGGTGCTGCCGCGGTACGGCGCCGGGCCGGACGCGGAGGAGACCAGCGTGCTGCCGCGGTACGGCGCCGGGCCGGACGCGGAGGAGACCAGCGTGCTGCCGCCCGTACGGGACGGGGGCGACCCCGCCGACCGGGTGCCGTCGTGGATGTTCCGCGAGGAGCACGCGGACGGCGCCGCGCAGCAGCCCGCACCTGCCGAATCGGGCAGCGAGCGCACCCGCGAACTCCCGCAGATCGACCCGGCCACCGGACACCCGGCGGAGCCGCAGCGCAGCCGCCCCCGCCCGGACTGGGCGGAGGAGACCCCGCTGGACGATCTGCCGACCCTGGCCGACGAACTTCTCGGCCCGCGCCCGGACGAGGCGGCGGACGACAAGGGCCACCGGGAGCGGGGCCGCCGCCGCGGCTGA